ATATTAACAGCGGTCTCTTAGCaacgtttttaatattaaaccaTAAATTAGCAGTTTCAAACTACACAAGATTAGAAAATAGACATTCAGTGGTCTAACAATAGGATAATATGTATATGTAAGCTTAAACATTACCCAGAGAAGTGTTATTGAATCATAAGGAAATTAGGAGTTTCAAACTTTACAAAATGAGACATTCATTAGTCTAAGAGTAAGATAGTATGTATATCTAAACTTAAACATTGCCCAGAGGTGGGGAACAGGGAGGACTGTCCAAGGAAACGTCCGGAATAATACGCCCTGCAGCGTTTTGCTCGCTTGCTTGAGCAAGTATGGTATCTCTTACTGTGCTTTCCAAGGGCGGGGCAAAGGTGGTCTCCCTTCCGCCCAGCTGATTAATCTGCTCTGAAGGCCTGGCTTGAGTATCCTGTGTTTGGTTCTCATCGGGTTCCAAGGTAACATCCTGTTCCTGTTCGATAGTGTCACCCACAAACTGACTGTTGGCGATCGTGGGCTGCTGCGTGGGCAGCGTAGGCGGATGGTTCAGCAAGGTGATGGATTCTGTGCAGTCGCTGACCTTGTATATGCCCACCAGATAGTTGGCCAACTCGAACATGTTGACGCGCAGTGAAACAATTATGAACTGGGCGTTCTTTGTACGCTCCtaataaaatacaagaaaTGTCATTAGAATTACAAGATTAAAGACAAAATCACATGTGCATTCACCTTTATATAGTGCCCCACAATAGACACATTCTTGAAATCCAGCGCCGCATCGATTTCATCCATGAAATACAGCGGAGAAGGCTTGTAGTAATGCAGAGCAAAAACTAAAGCCAGCGAGGATAGAGTCTTCTCACCGCCCGAGAGATTCGAGATGTATTTCCAGCTCTTCTTGGGCGGACGCACCGTGAAGTTGACGCCCTCGGTGAAGGGATCCATGGAGTCCACCAGCTCCAACTCGGCATCGCCACCCAAAGTAATCATCTGGTACATTTCCTTGAGCTTCCGCGTTATAATGCTGAACCCATCCATGAACTCCTTGTAGCGACGCTTTCGCACCTCCTCGTACTTGTCGCGCATCTCGTTTCGCTTGGAGGTGATGTCCTCCAGGACACGCACGCGATCCAGATAGACTATGCGCTTCTCGTTGAACTCCTTGATGCAACCGAGATTGGGCTTCTTCGTTTTCAGATCCTCCTCCAGCATAGTTTGCTTGTACTGCAAAGCCTCCAGCGTCTCTGCTTCCAACTCTTCTTCATTGAGTTCCTTGAGCGGCGCCTGAGGTTCGGATTCTCCGGGTATCTCGTTGAGCTTCAAGGGCTGCAGTTGCGCCTGCCAAGCGGGAATTTCCTGCTTCACCTTATTCATCTTTCCCGCAGCCGCTTGTAATTTGGTATCTATCTCGACACGATCGATATTTCTTTTGTTCTCCTGCTTGGTAATCTCatctatttgtttttttatgtcAGAAGACTGCGAtttggcaccctctatggcgGCTTCCGCCTCCTCCGCTTCCTTTTCCAGCGTCTCCTGTTTTTCCTGACACTTCTGGCGATCCTCGTTCAGAGATTTAAGTTTCTCCTCCGCTGCCTTTATGTTCTCACGAAGATTATTATTGTTTCCCGTGATCTTTTGAATGTTGCGATCAGCCGAGGCGAGGGCCACATTCAAGGAGCGCACATTGGCGGCCAGCTTCTCGATCTGAGTGCCCACCTTCTTGATCTTGGCCTCCACGGGCTTGACGTTTTCGTTTCTCAGGGTCTCGTACTGAGTCTGGATCTCGTCGATTTGGCTGGAGACCGCCTGTTCGGCGAATTGTGCTTGCTCCAGCTCTTGCTTGGCTGCTTCTATTTGCTCTTCACGCTCCTTGACTGCCCCCTCGTCCGTGGTCTTCTTGAGCATCCGCTGGCGCTGCGCCTCGCACTGCTTCAGGTTGCTGGCCATCTGCTGCTCCAGCGAGGTAATGCTCACCGCCAGCCGCTTGTACTCCGCCTCCTCACGCTGCTGGCTTGCTCTCAAAGTTTGAATCTCGCGCTCCAGACTGCCCTGCTGCTCCTGACAGTAGTTGACCCTCGTCTGCAGCTCCTCCGCCTGAATCTGCATATCTTCCAGGGCCTTTTGCGACATCTGCGAGCTGTCAGCCGATTCGGCCGTCTTGGTGCGCACTTGGGCGGCCATTTTACCGCGTATCGGGCGATTGCCGCCACCGGACATGGTGCCCGTCATTTCGATCATCTCACCGCGTAGGGTAACCACTCGGAAGCGCTCCCTGCCGTAGGCAATGCGCGTGCCCTGCTCCAGGTCGTCGCCCACTAGAGTGTTGCGCAGGGCGAAGAAAAAAGCGGTTCGCACGCGGTCATCCTCAACCCGAACCAGATCGTACAAGCGGGGAACGTTTTCGGGTCTGCAATTACAAAAGTTGGTCAAtaacaagaagggaagctatTATATACCCTGGCAGATCATTCTTGCTAACTTACAAacagcaaaaattttaaatctcgtatttttttaacattattttttatatccttccctatggcaACTATATAGTCgtcatatttttgttaaatttaattcgaaattcggaaatattaaaaaaaaaacaaaccaaaccaaaaccaacCATAAAAGCATAATtcgtttccaattaatttcccaattatttttcgatcgttcctatggatAGCAATCCTATATGATATAGccattcgattttgataaaattaaaattgaaattcggaaatattaaaaaaaaatcgtatccaagagtagaagagagtacaatcaaaattaacagagctataatttgtttccaattaatttcccaattatttttcgatcgttcctatggcagctttatgatatagtcgtctgattttgataaaattaaaattgaaattcggaagtATTAAAAAGACTAGAAGACTAGACTAGAAGAgaatgcaataaaaacaaaagaagctaaaatgtatttcctattacttttctattaattttcaaatcgttcctatggcacttatacgattttttaaatatttaatccgaaattcagaaatatttaaaaaataatatttccaagactagaaggtaatatttcaacaaACACCaaagctataatttttttttcgtttcttttttccGATTCTTTCTATGGGAGctttaagatatagttgtccgatccggtcggttccgacttatatactaccttcaatagaaagaagacttttgggaaagtttcaagccgatagcttaaaaaccgtgggactagtttgcgtagaaccGGACAGaaagacggacggacagactgacatggctagatcgatgGCTAAATATACTTACGTATTAATCCTAGAGTTGGCCTCGCGACGAAGGTGCTCGATCTTGTCCAAGGTTATGAAGGTGGCCCTGCCCACGTTGTAATCCTTGAGGGCTTTAATAGCTGCCGATGCAGCATCATAGTTCTCTGCCACAATATTGTCCAAGCGGCCACAGGCCGTCGAAATGGCCACATCGTACTTGGCATCGATGCCACCCAAATCGCCCAGGCGTCCCAGAATCCCCGGGATCTTTCCCTCCATCTTCATGCGCATGAGAAAGTCCAGGACTTTGTTATTGGAGCGCTGAGCCTGCATGACGCTCGATCTTTCGTTGATCTAAGGGAGGTATCAGTGATTAATTTGGAAAATCAAGATAAACTAGTTGAATCCTCACCTCTGTTCTGAGCTTGTTGCACTGCATGGATAGATTACGCTCCTCCTTGACCATTTTATCTACCTCCGCCGTTTTGTTGGCTATTTCGCTCTTCATGCGTGGAATGCTTTCCTTCAACTCCTCCACCCTGCCCTTCTTTTCCTCCAGACTATTCTGCGACTGCTCGTAGGAGCTCTTCAGGGTCTCGTACTTCCTGGACTCGGTGGTCTCTGCCTGCTTGAGGATCTTCAGCTGCGACTCGTACACCTGCAGCTCTCCCTTGGCCGCGTTCACCTTCTCCTTGAGCCCGACCAACTCGTCACTGAGCTTCAGACGCTTCTCGGTCAGCGGTGCCGTGGTTTCCGACAACTCGGCCTGCTGCTTTTCAAGTTCCTCACTTAAAGTAACCTTGCTCTTCTCCAGGCTCTCCAGTTTCTTGTTACAATCTTCG
The genomic region above belongs to Drosophila takahashii strain IR98-3 E-12201 chromosome 2L, DtakHiC1v2, whole genome shotgun sequence and contains:
- the glu gene encoding structural maintenance of chromosomes protein 4; the protein is MQKARPSKGTPKALGGGRQSGQFRVPQLTAQQQMRAQQQQEEEDAAMDALDDALIFDDEEGGTRIGDIYIPPPVPPHCSMESTGPRLIIAKIVNHNFKSYAGKVELGPFHQSFTAIIGPNGSGKSNVIDSMMFVFGCRANRIRCKRVSTLIHSSSAYPNIRSCSVAVHFKQIVDKGDGSCEDVPDSSIVIERTAMSDNSSYYQINDKRAQLKDVAKLLKKHHVDLEHNRFLILQGEVESIAMMKPKGQTENETGMLEYLEDIVGTQRYIRPLQQINQRVDQLTDDRTEKHNRCKLAEREMKDLEQPFNEAVDYLKKENELVRTKSFHIQKIVSIKKSKLEQYTQEHDVCVEELKTHDEGTAALKQERAEKETIIRKEIEAYENLVKKREQIKKRLVTIESAHTEIQSTMENTNKQRKKDKAQIEKNEKELEDLHKLPEKNQREIEDCNKKLESLEKSKVTLSEELEKQQAELSETTAPLTEKRLKLSDELVGLKEKVNAAKGELQVYESQLKILKQAETTESRKYETLKSSYEQSQNSLEEKKGRVEELKESIPRMKSEIANKTAEVDKMVKEERNLSMQCNKLRTEINERSSVMQAQRSNNKVLDFLMRMKMEGKIPGILGRLGDLGGIDAKYDVAISTACGRLDNIVAENYDAASAAIKALKDYNVGRATFITLDKIEHLRREANSRINTPENVPRLYDLVRVEDDRVRTAFFFALRNTLVGDDLEQGTRIAYGRERFRVVTLRGEMIEMTGTMSGGGNRPIRGKMAAQVRTKTAESADSSQMSQKALEDMQIQAEELQTRVNYCQEQQGSLEREIQTLRASQQREEAEYKRLAVSITSLEQQMASNLKQCEAQRQRMLKKTTDEGAVKEREEQIEAAKQELEQAQFAEQAVSSQIDEIQTQYETLRNENVKPVEAKIKKVGTQIEKLAANVRSLNVALASADRNIQKITGNNNNLRENIKAAEEKLKSLNEDRQKCQEKQETLEKEAEEAEAAIEGAKSQSSDIKKQIDEITKQENKRNIDRVEIDTKLQAAAGKMNKVKQEIPAWQAQLQPLKLNEIPGESEPQAPLKELNEEELEAETLEALQYKQTMLEEDLKTKKPNLGCIKEFNEKRIVYLDRVRVLEDITSKRNEMRDKYEEVRKRRYKEFMDGFSIITRKLKEMYQMITLGGDAELELVDSMDPFTEGVNFTVRPPKKSWKYISNLSGGEKTLSSLALVFALHYYKPSPLYFMDEIDAALDFKNVSIVGHYIKERTKNAQFIIVSLRVNMFELANYLVGIYKVSDCTESITLLNHPPTLPTQQPTIANSQFVGDTIEQEQDVTLEPDENQTQDTQARPSEQINQLGGRETTFAPPLESTVRDTILAQASEQNAAGRIIPDVSLDSPPCSPPLGNV